In the genome of Rhodamnia argentea isolate NSW1041297 chromosome 3, ASM2092103v1, whole genome shotgun sequence, one region contains:
- the LOC115743193 gene encoding methionine adenosyltransferase 2 subunit beta isoform X2 yields MTRKRILVVGGTGYLGQHLLQAFSEVPDSPYDVAFTYRFSLPRALRDAFPRSLAFLVDLQSGAGLDAVSQAFGQPDVVVNCAALSVPRACEADPAAAMSINVPSTLLEWLSTFKEANTLLIHLSTDQVYEGVKSFYKEEDETIPVNVYGNSKVAAEQFISMNWSNFAILRSSIIFGPQTISPVPKSLPIQWIDSVLSRGDKAEFFHDEFRCPVYVKDVVTIIQALTSRWISDGERMQLLLNVGGPDRVSRAQMAETVAHIRGYSTSLITLVSASSVDRGVRSPADISMDITRVVQTLRISPTPFKEGVRLTLEAEGSA; encoded by the exons atgacccgGAAGCGAATCTTGGTCGTTGGTGGCACTGGCTACTTGGGCCAGCACCTCCTGCAGGCTTTTTCCGAGGTTCCAGATTCTCCCTACGACGTCGCGTTCACGTACCGCTTCAGTCTCCCTCGGGCTTTGCGCGATGCCTTTCCTCGTTCTCTGGCATTTCTTGTTGATTTGCAATCTGGAGCAGGACTCGATGCCGTTTCGCAAGCGTTCGGTCAG CCTGATGTGGTCGTTAACTGTGCTGCACTCTCTGTACCTCGTGCCTGCGAAGCAGACCCAGCTGCCGCTATGTCTATTAATGTGCCTTCTACTCTTTTAGAATGGTTATCGACCTTTAAGGAGGCTAACACTCTTCTTATTCATCTATCAACTGATCAAG TATATGAAGGGGTGAAATCCTTCTACAAGGAAGAGGACGAAACTATTCCTGTGAATGTTTATGGAAATTCTAAAGTGGCAGCAGAGCAGTTCATCAGCATGAACTGGTCAAACTTTGCTATCTTGAGAAGCAGCATCATATTTGGCCCTCAGACTATTTCACCTGTTCCAAAGTCTCTTCCCATTCAG TGGATTGATAGCGTCCTCTCTAGAGGAGATAAAGCAGAGTTCTTCCATGATGAGTTTCGCTGTCCAGTGTATGTCAAGGATGTTGTAACTATCATACAAGCTCTGACAAGTAGGTGGATATCAG ATGGGGAGCGCATGCAATTGCTACTAAATGTTGGGGGACCTGACAGAGTCTCTCGTGCTCAAATGGCGGAGACTGTGGCGCATATTAGAGGATACAGCACCTCTTTAATCACTCTAGTGTCTGCTTCATCA GTTGACCGTGGTGTGAGATCCCCAGCTGACATCTCCATGGATATCACTAGAGTGGTTCAGACGCTAAGAATTTCTCCTACTCCATTTAAAGAAGGTGTCAGATTGACACTTGAAGCTGAAGGCAGTGCTTGA
- the LOC115743193 gene encoding methionine adenosyltransferase 2 subunit beta isoform X1: protein MTRKRILVVGGTGYLGQHLLQAFSEVPDSPYDVAFTYRFSLPRALRDAFPRSLAFLVDLQSGAGLDAVSQAFGQRSTMSEWQPDVVVNCAALSVPRACEADPAAAMSINVPSTLLEWLSTFKEANTLLIHLSTDQVYEGVKSFYKEEDETIPVNVYGNSKVAAEQFISMNWSNFAILRSSIIFGPQTISPVPKSLPIQWIDSVLSRGDKAEFFHDEFRCPVYVKDVVTIIQALTSRWISDGERMQLLLNVGGPDRVSRAQMAETVAHIRGYSTSLITLVSASSVDRGVRSPADISMDITRVVQTLRISPTPFKEGVRLTLEAEGSA from the exons atgacccgGAAGCGAATCTTGGTCGTTGGTGGCACTGGCTACTTGGGCCAGCACCTCCTGCAGGCTTTTTCCGAGGTTCCAGATTCTCCCTACGACGTCGCGTTCACGTACCGCTTCAGTCTCCCTCGGGCTTTGCGCGATGCCTTTCCTCGTTCTCTGGCATTTCTTGTTGATTTGCAATCTGGAGCAGGACTCGATGCCGTTTCGCAAGCGTTCGGTCAG AGAAGTACCATGTCTGAATGGCAGCCTGATGTGGTCGTTAACTGTGCTGCACTCTCTGTACCTCGTGCCTGCGAAGCAGACCCAGCTGCCGCTATGTCTATTAATGTGCCTTCTACTCTTTTAGAATGGTTATCGACCTTTAAGGAGGCTAACACTCTTCTTATTCATCTATCAACTGATCAAG TATATGAAGGGGTGAAATCCTTCTACAAGGAAGAGGACGAAACTATTCCTGTGAATGTTTATGGAAATTCTAAAGTGGCAGCAGAGCAGTTCATCAGCATGAACTGGTCAAACTTTGCTATCTTGAGAAGCAGCATCATATTTGGCCCTCAGACTATTTCACCTGTTCCAAAGTCTCTTCCCATTCAG TGGATTGATAGCGTCCTCTCTAGAGGAGATAAAGCAGAGTTCTTCCATGATGAGTTTCGCTGTCCAGTGTATGTCAAGGATGTTGTAACTATCATACAAGCTCTGACAAGTAGGTGGATATCAG ATGGGGAGCGCATGCAATTGCTACTAAATGTTGGGGGACCTGACAGAGTCTCTCGTGCTCAAATGGCGGAGACTGTGGCGCATATTAGAGGATACAGCACCTCTTTAATCACTCTAGTGTCTGCTTCATCA GTTGACCGTGGTGTGAGATCCCCAGCTGACATCTCCATGGATATCACTAGAGTGGTTCAGACGCTAAGAATTTCTCCTACTCCATTTAAAGAAGGTGTCAGATTGACACTTGAAGCTGAAGGCAGTGCTTGA
- the LOC115743193 gene encoding methionine adenosyltransferase 2 subunit beta isoform X3 yields the protein MPFLVLWHFLLICNLEQDSMPFRKRSPDVVVNCAALSVPRACEADPAAAMSINVPSTLLEWLSTFKEANTLLIHLSTDQVYEGVKSFYKEEDETIPVNVYGNSKVAAEQFISMNWSNFAILRSSIIFGPQTISPVPKSLPIQWIDSVLSRGDKAEFFHDEFRCPVYVKDVVTIIQALTSRWISDGERMQLLLNVGGPDRVSRAQMAETVAHIRGYSTSLITLVSASSVDRGVRSPADISMDITRVVQTLRISPTPFKEGVRLTLEAEGSA from the exons ATGCCTTTCCTCGTTCTCTGGCATTTCTTGTTGATTTGCAATCTGGAGCAGGACTCGATGCCGTTTCGCAAGCGTTCG CCTGATGTGGTCGTTAACTGTGCTGCACTCTCTGTACCTCGTGCCTGCGAAGCAGACCCAGCTGCCGCTATGTCTATTAATGTGCCTTCTACTCTTTTAGAATGGTTATCGACCTTTAAGGAGGCTAACACTCTTCTTATTCATCTATCAACTGATCAAG TATATGAAGGGGTGAAATCCTTCTACAAGGAAGAGGACGAAACTATTCCTGTGAATGTTTATGGAAATTCTAAAGTGGCAGCAGAGCAGTTCATCAGCATGAACTGGTCAAACTTTGCTATCTTGAGAAGCAGCATCATATTTGGCCCTCAGACTATTTCACCTGTTCCAAAGTCTCTTCCCATTCAG TGGATTGATAGCGTCCTCTCTAGAGGAGATAAAGCAGAGTTCTTCCATGATGAGTTTCGCTGTCCAGTGTATGTCAAGGATGTTGTAACTATCATACAAGCTCTGACAAGTAGGTGGATATCAG ATGGGGAGCGCATGCAATTGCTACTAAATGTTGGGGGACCTGACAGAGTCTCTCGTGCTCAAATGGCGGAGACTGTGGCGCATATTAGAGGATACAGCACCTCTTTAATCACTCTAGTGTCTGCTTCATCA GTTGACCGTGGTGTGAGATCCCCAGCTGACATCTCCATGGATATCACTAGAGTGGTTCAGACGCTAAGAATTTCTCCTACTCCATTTAAAGAAGGTGTCAGATTGACACTTGAAGCTGAAGGCAGTGCTTGA